The DNA segment AAGCAGGAGCTGCAGAAATAGGAATAACTGGTCACGATTACGTTACTGAATCTAAAGCTGACGTAGAGGAATTGATAAAGTTAGACTTTGGAAAAGCTAAGATAGTTTTAGCCGTTCCTCAAAGCTGGGACGTTGAGAATGTTGAGGATTTAAGGAGAAAAAGAAATGGCATAAGAATTGCTACCAAATACTATAATATAGCTAAAGAATATCTAAATAAAGTCGACATAGATGCAAAAATAGTAAAAATAAGTGGTGCAGCTGAAGTTATGCCTTCATTGGGTGCGGCAGACGCAATAATTGATGTAGTTAGCACTGGGACTACGTTAAAATTACATGGGTTAAAGCCTATCGATGAGATTCTCCAAACTTACGCTGTAGTTATTGGTAATAGATATTGGATGAAATCGGAGGAAGCAGAGAGAGTAAATCTAGTATTAACTATGATGAAAGGTGTAATTTCAGCTAGAGGTAGAAAGATGATATTCATGAACGTAGACGACAGTAAATTAGAAGATGTTATTTCGTCTTTACCTGCAATGCTATCGCCTGCTATATCTAGGCTAAGCAAAACTAATGCTTGGGAAGTAATAACAGTTGCAGAGGAGAGTCAATTACCAGAAGTTATAGCTAAAGCTAAGGCTGCAGGGGCTAGGGATATTGTAGTTGTAAATATAGAGAAGGTTGTTAAGTAATGTATGTAATACCCAGCATAGATATAAGTCAAGGAAAAGCTGTAAAAAGAGTAAGAGGAGTTAAAGGAACCGGAATCATAATAGGAGACCCAATAAAAGTTGCTGAGGAAATTTACTCTTTAGGTTATGATGCAGTCCATATTGTTGATCTTGACGCCGCAGAAAACTCAGGGAACAACGAGGATAAAATAGCTAGTATTGCAAGAATAGGTTTTAAAAGAATTGAAGTAGGTGGAGGTATAAGAAGTATTGAAAAGGCAAACAGAATATTATCACTAGGCATTACTGAAATTGTTGTTTCATCAATACTTTTCACGAATAAGGAAGAATTTGATAAAATGAGTGAATTACTAGGAGATAGACTATTTTTCTCAATAGACTATTGCGGAGGAAAAACCCTAATTAAAGGATGGAGAGAAGAGGCAAAAAGCGTAGACGAAACAATTTCTTTACTGAAAAATTATGATATTAAAGGAGTAATTTTTACTTATGTATGCAATGAAGGAACGAAGAAAGGAATTGACGAGAATATTTCAATATACTCTAGTAGAGTGAATAAACTTAAGGGATATGCGGGGGGTGTAAATAACATTAATGATCTTCTCAAGCTAAAGGAGAGTAAGATTGATTTTACAATAGTAGGAATGTCTTTTTACTCAGGAAATTTAAAGGGTGTGAAGTATGTCTAGATATGCCACAGTAAAGAGGGATACTAAAGAGACAGAAATAGAAGTTTACCTAGATATTGATACTCCAGGGAACGTAGAAGTTTCTACTCCCATACCTTTCTTTAATCATATGTTAAATTCAATGCTATTTCACATGAATTCTTCAGCGAAGATTTTTGCTAAAGATAAACAAAATTACGATGACCATCACATAGTTGAGGATACTGCAATAGTTTTAGGGGAAGCATTTAAGGAAGCTTTAGGTGATAAGAGAGGCATAAGGAGGTTCTTTAGCATATTTACTCCGATGGATGAAGCTCTAGTTTTGGTAGCAGTAGATATTTCTGGCAGGGGTATGGGAATAATAGATCTAGACCTTAAGAGAGAAG comes from the Acidianus infernus genome and includes:
- the hisBd gene encoding imidazoleglycerol-phosphate dehydratase — encoded protein: MSRYATVKRDTKETEIEVYLDIDTPGNVEVSTPIPFFNHMLNSMLFHMNSSAKIFAKDKQNYDDHHIVEDTAIVLGEAFKEALGDKRGIRRFFSIFTPMDEALVLVAVDISGRGMGIIDLDLKREEIGGLSMENVPHFFRTFAYNAGITLHIRKFSGENEHHIVEAAFKGLGISLYEASRIVNNRLPTTKGLL
- the hisG gene encoding ATP phosphoribosyltransferase, which codes for MKVAIPNKGRLQQPTLQFLSQVGIKPLASDERALMIPTSWDGVQLVMMRTEDIPNLVEAGAAEIGITGHDYVTESKADVEELIKLDFGKAKIVLAVPQSWDVENVEDLRRKRNGIRIATKYYNIAKEYLNKVDIDAKIVKISGAAEVMPSLGAADAIIDVVSTGTTLKLHGLKPIDEILQTYAVVIGNRYWMKSEEAERVNLVLTMMKGVISARGRKMIFMNVDDSKLEDVISSLPAMLSPAISRLSKTNAWEVITVAEESQLPEVIAKAKAAGARDIVVVNIEKVVK
- the hisA gene encoding 1-(5-phosphoribosyl)-5-((5-phosphoribosylamino)methylideneamino)imidazole-4-carboxamide isomerase, with product MYVIPSIDISQGKAVKRVRGVKGTGIIIGDPIKVAEEIYSLGYDAVHIVDLDAAENSGNNEDKIASIARIGFKRIEVGGGIRSIEKANRILSLGITEIVVSSILFTNKEEFDKMSELLGDRLFFSIDYCGGKTLIKGWREEAKSVDETISLLKNYDIKGVIFTYVCNEGTKKGIDENISIYSSRVNKLKGYAGGVNNINDLLKLKESKIDFTIVGMSFYSGNLKGVKYV